TTACTTACACAACTGCATTCAAAGAGCAGCGGGGATCAGTCTTGTAATATGAAGTGAACAGCTTTTTGTTCAGGGGTTTgctgagaagtttaaagcagcagTCCTTTATTTCTCTTGCATCTAAAAAGAGCATTAACATCATTAAGGTAATAAATCAATCAGATGAGTTGATTGAGAAGTGGCATCACTCAGTGACATAATCTACTATAAACTTACGGTTGCAGAGGACCGTGGACAGCAGAGCAGCTCCCAGGATGCAGAGCAGGTAGATGTGAGCGACCTTCATGGTGACCAGATATTAGATGATAATACCAAGGCTGACGGTCTGGGCTTTCAAGACAAATAGTGGGTCAGGACTGTGTTTATCAAgatcaaaacaggaaaaaaaggtgTTAAAAGAGGCTGGGTGTTTGTGGTTACGCAGCAACTGAATGTCTCTGTGACACAAGTGAAATGTTCCACTTGGTTAGATAGAGTGGTAGATTTAAAAGGAAATGGAGCTGTGGTTAGACCAAAGTTGCATCTCAAATGCATGAAGTCAAATAATTCTACTGCGTAGGAAACTAATAAGCttccaaaaagaaaaggaacTTTAAAAGGCTAACATTGCTTGTTTTGATATTGCTTgttctttttctatcttaattaattttattttatttctctcttgATGAAACCAAGATATTGGTGATAATGTATTGATTGAAAGGcgttgtaaaataaaatgtattattattaatattattattaagagGATCTTTACATTCATATGATTGTATTTGTTACGTGTTTttataacagcaaaataaaaataaatc
The DNA window shown above is from Fundulus heteroclitus isolate FHET01 chromosome 14, MU-UCD_Fhet_4.1, whole genome shotgun sequence and carries:
- the LOC118565890 gene encoding C-C motif chemokine 5-like, coding for MKVAHIYLLCILGAALLSTVLCNHAREIKDCCFKLLSKPLNKKLFTSYYKTDPRCSLNAVVLITKRAGRICANPNDRWVKNVIDHLDIVSFKEAAYCPAFTNLVQ